Proteins encoded by one window of Halobacteriovorax sp. GB3:
- a CDS encoding YkgJ family cysteine cluster protein: MFKDHPVLSFVYSTLVKRLKQCESPIQRAKLAHKEIDRYNQEVLDNEVVQKYMSCKKGCAACCHTQVSVTSDEAELLTDLYLKGEVDIDLKKLYLQSEARNDVSKWYNIPYDIRRCLFLDENNACKIYENRPAVCRTNMVLSDPKTCSTIDGKVHEQRLVNTHKADMIIMASYTVTKSAGTLPYMIWKALNKKKAKAGSPVEQPMDTVRKRVRKAKITVSKLLSM; this comes from the coding sequence ATGTTTAAAGACCATCCGGTTCTTTCTTTTGTGTATTCGACATTGGTCAAAAGACTAAAGCAATGTGAATCTCCTATACAAAGAGCTAAGTTAGCACACAAAGAAATCGATCGCTACAACCAAGAAGTTTTAGATAACGAAGTCGTGCAAAAATATATGAGCTGTAAAAAAGGATGTGCTGCTTGCTGTCATACTCAGGTGAGTGTTACGAGTGATGAGGCCGAACTTTTAACAGACCTTTACTTAAAAGGTGAAGTCGACATTGATTTAAAGAAGCTTTATTTGCAAAGTGAAGCTCGTAACGATGTTTCAAAGTGGTACAACATTCCTTATGATATTCGTCGCTGTCTTTTTTTAGATGAAAATAATGCCTGTAAGATTTATGAGAATAGGCCGGCCGTGTGTCGAACAAATATGGTTCTTTCCGATCCTAAAACCTGCTCAACAATTGATGGTAAAGTCCATGAACAGAGACTTGTGAATACTCACAAGGCCGATATGATAATCATGGCAAGCTACACTGTAACTAAGAGTGCTGGAACTTTACCTTATATGATTTGGAAAGCGCTTAATAAAAAGAAAGCGAAGGCGGGAAGTCCTGTCGAACAGCCAATGGATACGGTGCGCAAAAGAGTGCGCAAGGCCAAGATTACCGTTTCCAAACTCCTTTCAATGTAA
- a CDS encoding ABC-F family ATP-binding cassette domain-containing protein translates to MSILCTIKNLHLSFANKTLFEDASFNISFGDRIGLLGLNGKGKSSLFKVLTESVKPDNSIPPFQFDKAKGDGDPSKAFSVFLVPQEIIFKDNENPTIKDFIFTFYPEVEVLHRELESINEKINEGSTDEKIISRQKDLLEKYDHLDAWTLIQNYESYLKFFGLNDHEKLMRDLSGGEQKKVLLSLGLSTPKNLVLWDEPTNHLDLETIKVFEEELMNTNKTFLMISHDRYLLSKLCSRIFHINRGKIETFKGSYEDYITFLSENEEARMKQLQRLSNSLRRETEWMRQGIKARGTRSKKRVENYHDLKKSISDLKDKTKREVQLQLHNSNRKTKILVETKEISFSYDNKELFKDVSVNICKGDKIGLIGRNGVGKSTLLHLLRKELTPTSGSVKQADDLQIQYFSQNRNELDPNKTPFELLGDGTDTVFLPGDRKMHVNAYFESFLFNKDEIRRPLKTFSGGERNRLQMAMNLMKDGDIWIFDEPTNDLDLETLNILETKLREFPGSLILISHDRSFLANVTTKVWHLDQKNVEVFEAGYEQVEPYLEALYMDHILDEHKDDYNEEELEEKVQELAKAEKSKSEKIPLSNKEKERLKEIPTHIDILERELDNVEKSIGNFDFSSMDEQKSQEFSALSGRQEMIEGKILELYEELEELESRL, encoded by the coding sequence TTGAGCATACTCTGTACTATTAAAAACTTACACCTCTCTTTCGCTAATAAAACTCTCTTCGAAGATGCCTCTTTCAACATTTCATTTGGAGATCGCATTGGTTTATTAGGACTAAATGGAAAGGGAAAATCATCGCTCTTTAAAGTACTAACAGAGTCAGTAAAGCCCGATAATTCAATCCCACCTTTTCAATTTGATAAGGCAAAGGGAGATGGAGATCCTTCAAAGGCATTCAGTGTCTTTCTTGTCCCTCAGGAAATCATCTTTAAAGACAATGAAAACCCAACGATCAAAGACTTCATTTTTACTTTCTATCCTGAAGTGGAAGTTCTTCACAGAGAGCTTGAATCTATTAACGAAAAAATCAATGAGGGCTCTACAGATGAGAAAATCATCTCGAGACAAAAAGACCTCCTTGAAAAATATGACCATCTCGATGCCTGGACACTTATTCAAAACTACGAATCCTATCTAAAGTTCTTTGGTCTTAATGATCATGAAAAGCTTATGAGAGACCTAAGTGGTGGAGAGCAAAAGAAAGTCCTCCTTAGCCTTGGTCTTTCAACTCCAAAAAACTTAGTTCTTTGGGATGAGCCAACAAACCATCTCGACTTAGAGACAATTAAGGTCTTTGAAGAAGAGTTGATGAATACAAATAAAACATTTCTCATGATCTCCCACGACCGTTACCTACTTTCTAAGCTCTGTAGCCGTATCTTTCATATTAATCGTGGAAAGATTGAAACGTTCAAGGGAAGTTACGAAGATTACATTACATTTCTCTCAGAGAATGAAGAAGCAAGAATGAAACAACTCCAACGTCTTTCCAACTCACTTCGAAGAGAAACGGAATGGATGAGACAAGGTATCAAGGCCAGAGGAACGAGAAGTAAAAAGAGAGTTGAAAATTATCACGATCTGAAAAAGTCGATTAGTGATCTAAAAGATAAAACAAAAAGAGAAGTTCAACTTCAACTTCATAATTCTAATAGAAAAACAAAGATTCTCGTTGAAACGAAAGAAATCAGTTTTTCTTACGACAATAAGGAACTCTTTAAAGATGTTTCCGTAAACATCTGCAAAGGAGATAAGATTGGGCTCATTGGCCGTAACGGTGTTGGAAAATCAACACTGCTCCACCTTCTAAGAAAAGAACTAACACCAACATCAGGCTCAGTAAAACAAGCCGACGATTTACAAATTCAGTACTTTTCTCAAAATAGAAATGAGCTCGATCCTAATAAGACCCCTTTTGAACTCCTCGGAGACGGAACTGACACTGTCTTTCTACCAGGAGACAGGAAAATGCACGTCAATGCCTACTTTGAAAGTTTTCTCTTTAATAAAGATGAAATTAGAAGACCACTAAAAACATTCTCAGGTGGAGAGAGAAACAGACTTCAAATGGCCATGAACTTGATGAAAGATGGAGACATTTGGATTTTTGATGAGCCTACAAACGACTTAGACCTCGAAACGTTAAATATTCTCGAAACAAAACTTAGAGAATTTCCAGGATCATTAATCCTCATCAGTCACGATCGCTCTTTTCTTGCCAACGTCACGACGAAAGTGTGGCACCTCGACCAGAAAAATGTCGAAGTCTTTGAAGCTGGATACGAACAGGTTGAGCCTTACCTAGAAGCTCTTTACATGGACCACATTCTCGATGAGCACAAAGATGACTATAATGAGGAAGAACTTGAAGAGAAAGTCCAAGAGCTCGCCAAAGCAGAAAAGTCAAAAAGCGAGAAAATCCCTCTTAGCAATAAAGAGAAAGAGCGCCTCAAAGAGATCCCCACTCACATAGATATCCTCGAAAGAGAGCTGGACAATGTGGAGAAGTCGATTGGAAATTTTGACTTTTCTTCCATGGATGAGCAGAAAAGTCAGGAATTTTCGGCACTATCTGGGCGACAAGAGATGATTGAAGGCAAAATTCTCGAGCTCTACGAAGAGCTTGAAGAGCTCGAATCTAGACTATAA
- a CDS encoding TolC family protein, which translates to MKWIIPFASLALTVGAQAKVTAIDEAFLKEALAENVPTVQNIQANFLSLKLQENSVLDKFSYQLTGEASYLKTSEKPFSTFSPVTSPVKSASLGVQRATQYGVAVKVSSFAEQFSNNYVHKGTTSGVSFQVEMDLFKDFLGGLTKEQLNALKTARKAGSLEQDIQTKAFYQELRKLYWKLVANNEQLNLSKELLKSSKLQVVEAKKRLKNNVADSGEVARYESQVAARKANIIALQYQKEALVQSLKELIPSVAQDEIQLKPYNLEQTVATVLACTSKIASYNAIPVENTKYDEVLQNVKLQYESQKKVTDSYNSIDVKLNSEIKRVGKDFSLSNSVDQISDDPGNSVAVGLSINIPIDGKKTTTEEVQRLVDKKRFIAKQDEINAKLEAYHTQVVKNITYLQEIVKEQQINSIKLAHSLKVAEKKYNQARISVRELITDQDSLLQSNLSEIDTKYNVIATLLDYLAVYTETPCALNN; encoded by the coding sequence ATGAAGTGGATTATCCCTTTTGCCAGCTTGGCCCTCACAGTAGGTGCACAAGCAAAAGTAACAGCTATCGACGAAGCTTTTTTAAAAGAAGCTCTCGCAGAAAATGTCCCTACTGTTCAGAACATTCAAGCAAATTTTCTCTCTCTCAAATTGCAAGAAAACAGTGTTCTGGACAAATTTTCATATCAGCTGACAGGTGAAGCAAGTTACCTAAAAACTTCTGAGAAGCCTTTTTCAACTTTCTCACCTGTCACCTCTCCCGTTAAGTCTGCTAGCCTTGGCGTACAAAGAGCAACTCAATACGGAGTAGCGGTAAAAGTAAGCTCTTTTGCAGAACAATTTAGCAACAACTATGTTCACAAAGGAACGACTTCGGGTGTTAGCTTCCAAGTTGAAATGGACCTCTTTAAAGATTTCCTCGGAGGACTTACAAAAGAGCAACTCAACGCCCTTAAGACTGCAAGAAAAGCTGGAAGCCTTGAACAAGATATTCAAACGAAGGCCTTCTACCAAGAGCTTAGAAAACTCTATTGGAAGTTAGTTGCCAACAATGAGCAATTAAACCTTTCAAAAGAACTTCTTAAAAGCTCAAAACTTCAAGTTGTTGAAGCGAAAAAACGTTTAAAAAACAATGTCGCTGATAGTGGTGAAGTTGCTCGTTATGAATCTCAAGTTGCTGCGAGAAAAGCAAACATCATTGCTCTTCAATACCAAAAAGAAGCTCTCGTTCAATCTTTAAAAGAATTGATTCCTTCAGTTGCTCAAGATGAAATTCAACTTAAGCCTTATAATCTAGAGCAAACAGTTGCCACTGTTCTCGCCTGTACATCAAAGATTGCATCTTATAATGCAATTCCTGTTGAAAATACAAAATATGATGAAGTTCTTCAAAATGTTAAACTTCAATATGAGTCACAGAAGAAAGTAACTGATTCTTATAACTCAATCGATGTGAAGCTTAACTCTGAAATCAAAAGAGTTGGTAAAGACTTCAGCCTCTCAAACTCTGTCGATCAAATTTCAGATGATCCAGGAAATAGCGTTGCAGTAGGTCTTTCAATCAATATTCCAATTGATGGAAAGAAGACAACAACTGAAGAAGTTCAAAGACTCGTAGATAAGAAGAGATTTATTGCAAAACAAGATGAAATTAATGCAAAACTTGAAGCCTACCACACTCAAGTTGTTAAAAACATCACTTACCTTCAAGAGATCGTAAAAGAGCAACAGATCAACTCGATTAAACTTGCTCACAGTCTTAAAGTTGCTGAAAAGAAATATAATCAAGCACGTATTTCAGTAAGAGAGCTCATTACAGATCAAGACTCTCTTTTACAAAGTAACCTTAGTGAAATTGATACAAAATATAATGTAATCGCAACACTCCTTGATTACCTCGCGGTTTACACAGAAACACCTTGTGCACTTAATAATTAA
- a CDS encoding efflux RND transporter permease subunit: MKRMAKFFIDNSKLTIVLSVFLGIYGLMGLGKMNAESYPNVNLAMATVITVYQGASADDIETKITKPLEDEIRTVSGLKDVRSISQAGLSSIFVQVDMDNVDSVDDVMSDVQKAIDRATGLPQDLNDPPKFTEIKSEEFPVFQIAVTGTNENRQRDKIADELKEVLEDNKKVKSVILAGYAQRRFQIILDNQKLLQEHIGIEEVMAKVGTRNVNIPGGSLKAQENQKLLRLEAKVQSAKDLENVLIRSNFSGKSIFLKDIAKIVDGEEEIKVRASYNGVPATLITVSKKAGSDTLELVEDVNHKLEEFRTIYKGKADFFVFQNEALKVKNKLEVLANNAISGLLLVVIFLFLFLPGKIGIAASISLPLAVMATLGMMPNMDMNLNSITILALVIALGMLVDNSVVISENFTRLKQEGYSSKEAAVNSVGQLWLPITATAFTTIAAFMPMLVTKGVMGQFIKYIPIIVSISLLLSLVESFFFLPMRLTWAGDSITKSNKKKNKEEKNSDWFTKFENLFEKLMDKVVRYRYIVAAGFTGLIILSLFMIGVANKFILFPADQTEIYIARFKMDNGTRVEKTLLAAERLSQDIKKELGSHAEHLITRAGESKVQLTDPKAEDGNNVGIVFIYVDDDAKFNMSHTEILGRLRNNVKADYVKEVSFEAQINGPPVGEPIEATFRSNHVEKIDELIAKIKTDLSKVNGILDLKVDDVIGDDEVYIHIDYKKADQLGLNVNAIGDAVRVAVSGKIASTVTLNNKDVDLYVRLNEQQRTNVDDLKLIKIMDNRGNLVPLGSIAEFDVKNGAPQIKRYDFKRSKTLLGSVDEEIITSVIANQHLTKIFNKYKADYPGVSLEFGGAAESTKESMESLASAGLLAAIGIFAILVFLFRSYLRPLIIMMTIPLGLLGFSIAFYLPVLSGYADRSRPISFLALIGIIGLAGIIVNSGIVLISFIDQMREEGKLSLHEILVKASGMRLRAVLVTSLTTISGLIPTAYGIGGTDAMLVPMTLAMAWGLTAGTILTLIFIPCSYAILEDFLSLVNRLLKRDNTEELPETPSRPSGDDSLEENPA, translated from the coding sequence ATGAAAAGAATGGCTAAATTTTTCATAGACAACTCGAAACTGACAATCGTCCTCTCTGTATTCCTTGGAATCTACGGACTGATGGGTCTCGGGAAAATGAATGCTGAAAGTTATCCAAACGTAAACCTGGCAATGGCGACAGTCATTACAGTTTATCAAGGAGCTTCAGCCGATGACATCGAAACAAAAATTACAAAACCACTTGAAGACGAAATTAGAACGGTATCAGGACTAAAAGATGTTCGCTCTATTTCACAAGCTGGTCTTAGTTCAATCTTTGTTCAAGTTGATATGGACAATGTCGATAGTGTCGATGACGTTATGAGTGACGTTCAAAAGGCAATCGATAGAGCAACTGGACTTCCGCAAGACCTTAACGATCCTCCAAAGTTTACAGAAATTAAATCAGAAGAGTTTCCTGTATTTCAAATCGCCGTTACTGGTACAAATGAAAATAGACAGAGAGATAAAATTGCTGATGAACTTAAAGAAGTATTAGAAGATAATAAAAAGGTTAAAAGTGTTATCCTCGCTGGATATGCACAAAGACGCTTCCAAATCATTCTCGATAACCAAAAGCTTCTCCAAGAACATATTGGAATTGAAGAAGTTATGGCAAAAGTTGGAACGAGAAATGTTAACATCCCAGGTGGATCACTAAAAGCGCAAGAGAATCAAAAACTACTTCGCCTAGAAGCAAAAGTTCAATCGGCCAAAGACTTAGAAAATGTTCTCATTCGCTCGAACTTTTCAGGAAAATCAATCTTCTTAAAGGACATCGCTAAAATCGTCGATGGTGAAGAAGAAATCAAAGTTAGAGCTAGCTACAATGGTGTGCCAGCAACTCTTATTACAGTTTCAAAGAAAGCTGGTTCAGATACTCTTGAACTCGTAGAAGACGTTAATCACAAGCTTGAAGAATTTAGAACGATCTATAAAGGAAAAGCTGACTTCTTCGTTTTTCAAAACGAGGCCCTCAAAGTTAAGAACAAGCTTGAGGTTTTAGCGAATAACGCTATTTCGGGTCTTCTTCTAGTTGTTATCTTTCTTTTCCTCTTCCTTCCAGGAAAGATCGGTATTGCGGCTTCAATCTCTCTTCCTCTTGCGGTTATGGCAACCCTAGGGATGATGCCAAATATGGATATGAACCTCAACTCCATTACGATCCTGGCCCTAGTTATTGCCCTTGGGATGCTTGTAGATAATTCGGTTGTTATCTCAGAGAACTTCACAAGACTAAAACAAGAGGGATACAGCTCTAAAGAAGCTGCCGTAAATTCAGTTGGACAACTATGGCTACCTATTACAGCAACGGCTTTCACGACAATCGCAGCTTTTATGCCGATGCTTGTTACTAAAGGAGTCATGGGACAGTTTATTAAATATATTCCAATTATCGTATCGATCTCACTTCTTCTCTCACTTGTAGAATCATTTTTCTTTCTACCAATGAGATTAACTTGGGCCGGTGATTCAATTACTAAAAGTAATAAAAAGAAAAACAAAGAAGAGAAAAACTCTGACTGGTTTACAAAATTTGAAAATCTCTTTGAAAAGCTTATGGATAAAGTTGTTCGCTACCGCTACATTGTTGCAGCTGGTTTTACAGGACTGATTATCCTATCTCTTTTCATGATCGGTGTCGCTAACAAATTCATCCTCTTTCCAGCTGATCAAACGGAAATCTATATTGCTCGTTTTAAAATGGACAATGGGACAAGAGTTGAAAAAACACTCCTAGCAGCAGAAAGACTAAGCCAAGATATCAAAAAAGAACTTGGTTCTCACGCTGAACACCTAATTACAAGAGCAGGTGAATCGAAAGTTCAACTAACTGACCCGAAAGCAGAAGATGGTAATAACGTTGGTATTGTTTTCATCTATGTTGATGACGATGCTAAGTTTAACATGAGTCATACTGAGATTCTTGGACGACTTAGAAATAATGTGAAAGCTGATTATGTAAAAGAAGTTTCATTTGAGGCACAAATCAATGGACCTCCAGTTGGTGAACCAATTGAAGCGACATTTAGATCAAATCATGTTGAAAAAATTGACGAACTTATCGCTAAAATTAAAACAGACCTCTCTAAGGTAAACGGTATTCTCGACCTTAAAGTTGATGATGTTATTGGAGATGATGAAGTTTACATCCATATCGATTACAAGAAGGCCGATCAACTTGGACTTAATGTAAATGCAATTGGAGATGCTGTTAGAGTTGCTGTTTCAGGTAAAATTGCCTCGACAGTTACCCTTAATAACAAAGACGTAGACCTCTATGTAAGACTTAATGAACAACAAAGAACTAATGTTGACGATCTTAAGCTTATTAAAATTATGGACAACAGAGGAAACCTTGTTCCTCTAGGAAGTATCGCAGAATTTGATGTTAAAAATGGTGCGCCTCAAATTAAACGTTATGATTTCAAAAGATCGAAAACTCTTTTGGGTTCTGTAGACGAAGAGATTATCACTTCTGTTATCGCAAACCAGCACTTAACAAAGATTTTCAACAAATATAAAGCAGATTACCCAGGTGTATCTCTTGAATTTGGTGGAGCAGCAGAGAGTACAAAAGAGTCAATGGAGTCACTTGCAAGTGCAGGTCTTCTTGCAGCGATTGGTATTTTTGCCATCCTCGTTTTTCTCTTTAGAAGTTACCTAAGACCACTCATCATTATGATGACAATCCCTCTAGGACTTCTTGGTTTCTCAATTGCTTTCTACCTACCAGTTCTTTCTGGTTATGCAGACCGCTCGAGACCAATTTCATTCCTCGCCCTGATCGGTATTATTGGTCTGGCAGGTATTATTGTTAACAGTGGTATTGTCTTAATTAGCTTCATTGACCAGATGAGAGAAGAAGGGAAACTTTCACTCCACGAGATTCTTGTTAAGGCCTCAGGAATGAGACTTAGAGCAGTTCTTGTTACGTCTCTTACGACTATTAGTGGTCTGATTCCTACTGCATATGGTATTGGTGGGACAGATGCGATGCTCGTGCCAATGACTCTTGCAATGGCATGGGGGCTAACAGCTGGGACAATTCTTACACTGATTTTTATCCCTTGTTCATATGCGATTCTCGAAGACTTCTTGAGTCTTGTTAATCGACTCCTGAAAAGAGATAATACAGAAGAATTGCCAGAGACTCCGTCGAGACCATCTGGAGATGACTCACTTGAGGAAAATCCAGCTTAG
- a CDS encoding TetR family transcriptional regulator: MNETKRKIIDVANELFALKGFSGTSIRDIANQADVNVASINYYFQNKQNLYFEVIEFHKEEFNNLIEEKFKDCTSCKEFALGVFDMFQPRSKALINTFKIILNSDCAIPEDYYDAKDSRKFGPPGFSGLLNVLDKQLPASTPEATKLWITRVIFNQIVHVTMITNTEYIKKKCLESSDLSPEYFKRSLALLIDSVLEFQERHPENWKE, encoded by the coding sequence ATGAATGAGACAAAAAGAAAAATAATTGATGTAGCAAATGAGCTATTCGCGCTTAAGGGGTTCTCCGGAACCTCTATTCGCGATATCGCCAACCAGGCCGATGTCAATGTTGCCTCAATCAACTACTACTTTCAAAATAAACAAAATCTCTACTTTGAAGTTATTGAATTCCATAAAGAAGAATTCAATAATCTCATTGAAGAAAAGTTTAAAGATTGTACTTCTTGTAAAGAATTCGCCCTTGGCGTCTTCGATATGTTTCAACCAAGATCTAAGGCCCTAATCAACACATTTAAGATTATTCTCAACTCAGATTGTGCAATTCCAGAAGATTACTACGATGCTAAAGATTCGAGAAAATTTGGCCCTCCAGGCTTTTCTGGACTTCTAAATGTCCTAGATAAACAACTTCCAGCTTCAACTCCAGAGGCCACAAAGCTCTGGATCACAAGAGTTATCTTCAATCAAATTGTTCACGTTACAATGATTACAAATACTGAGTATATTAAGAAAAAGTGTTTAGAAAGTTCTGACCTGAGCCCGGAGTACTTCAAGCGAAGTCTGGCCCTTCTTATAGACTCAGTTCTTGAATTTCAAGAGCGCCACCCTGAAAATTGGAAAGAGTAA
- a CDS encoding class II glutamine amidotransferase — MCRLFGFRSVIQSQVHESLVRADNALELQSNKHPDGWGVAYFVGGAPHIIKSEKTAVDDAIFKKISGIVSSQTVLAHIRNATLGQVNILNTHPFQFGNWVFAHNGNIKGFADKKEEIMSRILPHLRRFILGNTDSEVVFYFILSHLSGKVNLYDKDCNIDVLAESVKESVQALIKIIGPYSEIDDAGNTETYLTFILTNGQTMLAHHGGKNLFYSTYKNRCGDRDTCPSFAPECEAPTETGYVNHLIFSSEPLSGDNIWHPLSPGEIIGVDNDMKLRRY, encoded by the coding sequence ATGTGCCGTCTTTTTGGTTTTAGATCAGTTATTCAGAGTCAAGTCCACGAATCGCTCGTAAGAGCTGATAATGCCCTTGAACTCCAAAGTAATAAACATCCTGATGGATGGGGTGTCGCCTATTTTGTAGGTGGAGCTCCTCATATTATTAAGTCAGAAAAAACTGCGGTTGATGATGCTATATTCAAAAAAATCTCTGGTATTGTTTCATCTCAAACAGTCCTTGCTCACATTAGAAATGCGACTCTAGGGCAGGTCAATATACTCAATACCCACCCATTTCAATTTGGTAATTGGGTCTTTGCTCACAACGGAAATATCAAAGGGTTTGCCGACAAGAAAGAAGAGATTATGAGTCGAATACTCCCTCATCTTCGTCGCTTTATTCTCGGTAATACAGATTCAGAAGTTGTCTTCTACTTTATTCTTTCCCACCTTTCTGGAAAGGTTAACCTTTATGACAAAGACTGTAATATTGATGTCCTTGCAGAATCAGTCAAAGAATCAGTGCAGGCCCTCATTAAAATCATTGGTCCTTACTCTGAAATCGATGATGCCGGAAATACTGAAACATACCTGACTTTTATACTCACCAATGGCCAAACGATGCTCGCCCATCATGGTGGTAAGAACTTATTCTACTCTACTTACAAAAATCGCTGTGGAGACCGTGACACATGCCCAAGTTTTGCACCAGAGTGTGAAGCACCGACAGAGACCGGATACGTAAATCACCTCATCTTTTCTAGTGAGCCTCTTTCAGGCGATAACATTTGGCATCCGCTCTCTCCAGGAGAAATCATTGGTGTCGATAACGACATGAAACTTCGTCGCTACTAA
- a CDS encoding histidine triad nucleotide-binding protein, with translation MDDCLFCKIFKGEIPSTKVYEDENVIGFQDLYPQAKIHLLFIHKEHSKNVNEMMGNDPKQVADVFSAIKNYSEKEGLEKDGGFRVVTNLGSLAGQTVFHTHFHVLSGEQLGRFGS, from the coding sequence ATGGATGATTGCCTTTTTTGTAAAATATTTAAAGGGGAAATCCCAAGTACAAAAGTTTACGAAGATGAAAATGTTATCGGGTTTCAGGACTTGTATCCTCAAGCAAAGATTCATTTACTTTTTATTCATAAAGAACACTCTAAAAATGTTAATGAAATGATGGGGAATGATCCCAAGCAAGTTGCTGATGTATTCTCTGCTATTAAAAATTACTCTGAAAAAGAGGGGTTGGAAAAAGATGGTGGCTTTAGGGTTGTAACGAACTTAGGAAGCCTTGCGGGTCAAACTGTTTTTCATACTCACTTTCACGTTCTCTCTGGAGAACAGTTAGGTAGATTCGGCTCTTAA
- the murA gene encoding UDP-N-acetylglucosamine 1-carboxyvinyltransferase, with protein MDKLIIEGPVKLNGEVEISRAKNAYLPILAAVLLNDKPIHLKNLPELRDIKTMIKLLSNLGVEVTTNGNVTTFNAKNLNSHEATYDLVKTMRASIFTLGPLLTRLKKAKVSLPGGCAIGTRPIDLHLSNLEKLGAKINLEAGYVEATCEGGLEGNILALAFPSVGATENLMMAAVFANGKTIIENAAKEPEIDDLANFLNAMGAKITGIGTSSIIVEGVDELHEVEYEAIGDRIEAATYIMAGLMTQSELKVSKFNPHHLDFVIEILKDMGAKFEVGEDYVKTLPCELTAAKIDTAPFPGFPTDAQAQMIALMTQAKGVSIVAEHIFENRFMHVPELNRLGAKISLQGNTAVIEGGTPLKAAPVMCTDLRASAALVLAALCAEGKTTIDRVYHLERGYEKLAEKLSKLDVKIEKVNS; from the coding sequence ATGGATAAATTAATTATAGAAGGGCCAGTAAAGTTAAATGGTGAAGTTGAAATATCTAGAGCTAAGAATGCTTATCTTCCGATTTTAGCGGCCGTACTTTTAAATGATAAACCAATTCACTTGAAGAACTTACCAGAGCTTAGAGATATTAAGACAATGATCAAGTTACTCTCTAATCTTGGTGTTGAAGTAACGACAAATGGAAATGTGACAACTTTCAATGCGAAAAACTTAAATTCTCATGAAGCGACATATGACCTCGTTAAAACAATGAGGGCCTCTATTTTTACACTAGGACCTCTTTTAACAAGGCTCAAAAAAGCTAAGGTTTCGCTTCCTGGTGGTTGTGCTATTGGAACAAGACCAATTGATCTTCACCTTTCTAACCTAGAAAAACTAGGTGCAAAGATTAATCTCGAAGCTGGTTATGTTGAAGCAACTTGTGAAGGTGGGTTAGAAGGAAATATTCTCGCACTTGCTTTCCCATCTGTTGGTGCTACTGAGAACCTTATGATGGCCGCCGTTTTTGCTAATGGTAAAACAATTATTGAAAATGCTGCAAAAGAGCCTGAGATTGATGATCTTGCAAACTTTCTAAATGCTATGGGTGCTAAAATTACAGGAATTGGTACTTCTAGTATTATCGTAGAAGGTGTTGATGAACTTCATGAAGTCGAATACGAAGCCATTGGTGATCGTATTGAAGCGGCCACATATATTATGGCCGGGCTTATGACTCAATCAGAGTTGAAAGTAAGTAAGTTTAATCCACATCATCTAGACTTTGTTATCGAAATCCTAAAAGACATGGGGGCGAAGTTTGAAGTAGGAGAAGACTATGTGAAGACTCTTCCTTGCGAGTTAACTGCTGCAAAAATTGATACGGCACCATTTCCAGGTTTCCCAACTGATGCTCAAGCTCAAATGATCGCACTTATGACACAGGCAAAAGGTGTGTCGATTGTTGCTGAACATATTTTTGAAAACCGCTTTATGCACGTACCTGAACTCAACCGTTTAGGTGCTAAGATTAGTCTACAAGGTAATACTGCTGTTATTGAGGGGGGAACACCTCTTAAAGCTGCACCTGTTATGTGTACTGATTTAAGAGCTTCTGCTGCGCTTGTTCTCGCAGCTCTTTGCGCCGAAGGAAAAACGACTATTGATCGTGTTTACCACTTAGAGAGAGGCTATGAGAAATTAGCAGAAAAGCTTTCTAAGTTAGATGTGAAAATCGAGAAAGTTAATTCTTAA